Genomic window (Helianthus annuus cultivar XRQ/B chromosome 3, HanXRQr2.0-SUNRISE, whole genome shotgun sequence):
ACATTCTACAAACTCTCCCCTTACATTTTGTGCATCCAAAATGACAACCCACAAAAAAGGAGTAATGTATGTCTACAAACTCGACACCGGAAACCACCAACCGGAGCCTCATCACCACCCATCACCGCCGCCACGAACCGCCACCGCAAAGAAAACCATTACACATACCTTGGGAGCATTGTTCAATAGATCCAAAACCTACCAGGAAACCAATCACCATCACAACTCAAACAAACAAGACACACAAAAGGTCGTTTTCGACGGAGGCAGGCGGTCGGTTCCGGCGGTCCAAGAGGGCGAAAAATTGGTTTCAATGATCGAAAAAGGGCGAAAAACGGTTTCGGGGACGGGTGTGGGGAGAAAACCGGCGGTGGCAGGGCGGAGATCGGCGGAGAACAGGGCGGAGATGGTGATGGTTGATGTGGGGATGGTGGCGGAGTTGCTAGGGGTGAGGAGGGTGTTGGTGACGGACATGCCGGGGTTCAT
Coding sequences:
- the LOC110927534 gene encoding uncharacterized protein LOC110927534 — translated: MTTHKKGVMYVYKLDTGNHQPEPHHHPSPPPRTATAKKTITHTLGALFNRSKTYQETNHHHNSNKQDTQKVVFDGGRRSVPAVQEGEKLVSMIEKGRKTVSGTGVGRKPAVAGRRSAENRAEMVMVDVGMVAELLGVRRVLVTDMPGFMQVHAFRCARQSLGSLEKFSPKQVAFNIKKEFDKVYGPAWHCIVGSSFGSFVTHATGCFLYFSMEKLYILVFKTKVQKTVKFSP